TAAGGATCTTACGATCTTTAtgcatttttattcaaaaacatTGGAAAAAGTTAAAGGATTACAGATCTATCACGACGTAAATTGATTTGAACAATGTAGCTTTACATTTATTAACGTTTCAGACAATCTACAGCCGGGTAAGAATTAAGAGAGTCTCCGTAAGCGTTGATGCATGAAGCTTTGCTAACAACTCCACGCTTAGAATTCTGTATTTTAACGTCTCTAACTCTAACATTGTAACAACCAGTAGTATGGCTGCAACTCAATATAACTGCATCAGGATAAACTGAAGTCCCGCGGAAACGATGGTACGTGATATCGCTTAGTCTAACAGCTGACGTCTATCAATGAAACAAATGAATGCATGGTTAAGAGCTAAAGTAATAATCAAACTTAGCATCGTTTTGGACTGATGATATACCTGATTTTGGCAGTTTCCATATGGACAATAATATTGGTCTATGATAATAGGGTTCTGAACTGACTCAAGGTGAATTTTGTCAAAGGTAATGTTTTTGGCAAACCCAGATCCTCCCTGGAAAAGTTACTAGCACACATAAATCAATCAATTCGTTTAGGGcttattattgatttttcttctttacctGCCATGTTTTTATCCTTACACCATTAGTAGTCCCTTTGAAGATAGAGTCGTAGACTTGAATGTTTTTAACTCTAGCAAAAGTTCCACGTGCTCCCAAACTTCCAAtactagaaaaaataaaatcaaactaattatatGAGCAGGTGAATATTATAGAAATTTGGGTTTAGCTTATTGACATCAAAAACCTTATGCCATGACCTGGCCCACATGTGATACGAttaaagatgaagttgaaagaTTCAGTACCAACTGCAATACAGTCATCACCTGCAGTATAATGAAGAGAAATTAAGTGAAAAAAGTTGTAATGGCATATTATTAACATACAGAATCAGAGAATACCAGTTCCAATGGTGCAGTCTTTTACAATAACATTGCTTGACTGACCGAGATCGATGCCATCCGTGTTGGGGCTGCTATCAGGAGCAGTGATAGTTAATTGAGAAAGGACTACACTCTTGCTACCAGTTACAGTAATATGGTTCCGTTGGCTGTTGACGTGATGCAATCCATTCACACGCAGGTTATTGCAATTGTTAAATGTCAAAGCCTAGCAAAATCGCCAAAATGATTTAGTACTGACTGCATTTTATCATAAAAGGTTAACATTATTgttcttttttaattgaaaatatacgTCAGATTAATAATTGTTCTTACGGAGGGTCTATTATAAGGACTATAAGCATTCTTCCACCAGCTTTCACCGCGTCCATCAATTTGCCcgtttccattaattttaagcCAGTTTATGCTATCAAAAAGAAGCCAGGTTTGCACATCTTTTCTCTTCCAAGCTGAATATTCTGGTGCCACAATATTTCCCCAAATCTGCGATACCATGATAGCGACacaaattatttgtaaaattgatttttcataatAATCTTAAGCTGAAATAGTAACaaactttgaaaacttttttCACAAAACCTGAATAT
Above is a genomic segment from Mangifera indica cultivar Alphonso chromosome 3, CATAS_Mindica_2.1, whole genome shotgun sequence containing:
- the LOC123211931 gene encoding probable polygalacturonase At3g15720 isoform X2 yields the protein MVLSMAYRGSSLQLSLKPRAFDFYVNVMNMGAVGDGKTDDSQAFLKAWAAVCGAQKSEPLLVIPGGKTFLLYPITFRGPCSSSSVNIQIWGNIVAPEYSAWKRKDVQTWLLFDSINWLKINGNGQIDGRGESWWKNAYSPYNRPSALTFNNCNNLRVNGLHHVNSQRNHITVTGSKSVVLSQLTITAPDSSPNTDGIDLGQSSNVIVKDCTIGTGDDCIAVGTESFNFIFNRITCGPGHGISIGSLGARGTFARVKNIQVYDSIFKGTTNGGGSGFAKNITFDKIHLESVQNPIIIDQYYCPYGNCQNQTSAVRLSDITYHRFRGTSVYPDAVILSCSHTTGCYNVRVRDVKIQNSKRGVVSKASCINAYGDSLNSYPAVDCLKR
- the LOC123211931 gene encoding probable polygalacturonase At3g15720 isoform X1, yielding MVLSMAYRGSSLQLSLKPRAFDFYVNVMNMGAVGDGKTDDSQAFLKAWAAVCGAQKSEPLLVIPGGKTFLLYPITFRGPCSSSSVNIQIWGNIVAPEYSAWKRKDVQTWLLFDSINWLKINGNGQIDGRGESWWKNAYSPYNRPSALTFNNCNNLRVNGLHHVNSQRNHITVTGSKSVVLSQLTITAPDSSPNTDGIDLGQSSNVIVKDCTIGTGDDCIAVGTESFNFIFNRITCGPGHGISIGSLGARGTFARVKNIQVYDSIFKGTTNGVRIKTWQGGSGFAKNITFDKIHLESVQNPIIIDQYYCPYGNCQNQTSAVRLSDITYHRFRGTSVYPDAVILSCSHTTGCYNVRVRDVKIQNSKRGVVSKASCINAYGDSLNSYPAVDCLKR